A genome region from Rana temporaria chromosome 9 unlocalized genomic scaffold, aRanTem1.1 chr9e, whole genome shotgun sequence includes the following:
- the LOC120921933 gene encoding olfactory receptor 226-like, with product MDYNVTIVREFLLLGFAVPPAPGMVLFILILMVYSLSVVINSVIIVLVGSDRRLHKPMYFFISVFSFLELWYPTVTVPGLLQGLLSGGKTVCFGCCVSQFYLHFSLGVTENLLLVVMGFDRYVAFCRPLHYTVIMSPGVCVRFAVGSWIGGFSAFVSHSIQLSRARFCGPAQVDHYYCDFAPLIKLICSDTTNMKTLFSVICCLGGACLLLIMVSYIFILNTILRLPTSTGRHKTFYTCASHLTVVLIFYGTTLFMFARPVDGSDLHTNKIVSVFPSVVTPLLNPIIYSLRNQEVKSALLRAIHGI from the coding sequence ATGGACTACAATGTCACAATTGTCAGAGAATTTCTCCTTCTGGGCTTCGCAGTCCCACCGGCCCCGGGAATGGTCCTCTTCATACTGATATTAATGGTTTACTCGCTAAGCGTTGTAATAAATAGTGTTATCATTGTCCTTGTGGGAAGTGACCGCCGTCTCCATAAACCGATGTACTTCTTTATCAGCGTATTCTCTTTCTTAGAGCTTTGGTACCCCACCGTGACCGTCCCGGGGTTATTACAAGGGTTACTCTCAGGGGGGAAGACGGTTTGTTTTGGGTGTTGTGTTTCTCAATTTTATCTCCATTTCAGTTTAGGTGTCACAGAAAACCTCCTTCTTGTGGTGATGGGCTTTGACCGCTATGTGGCCTTTTGTAGACCTTTACATTATACGGTCATCATGAGCCCCGGGGTCTGTGTGCGGTTTGCAGTGGGATCGTGGATCGGCGGATTTTCTGCCTTTGTAAGTCATTCTATACAACTCTCCAGAGCGAGGTTCTGCGGCCCGGCACAGGTGGATCATTACTACTGCGACTTTGCTCCTTTAATTAAACTCATATGTTCCGACACCACAAACATGAAGACTCTGTTCTCTGTGATCTGCTGTCTTGGTGGGGCGTGTCTTCTACTTATTATGGtgtcatatatatttatactaaaCACAATCCTGAGACTTCCAACCTCCACAGGCCGCCATAAAACCTTCTATACTTGTGCCTCCCATCTGACGGTTGTCCTCATCTTCTATGGAACAACCCTCTTCATGTTTGCAAGGCCGGTGGATGGAAGTGACCTTCATACTAATAAGATAGTCTCTGTCTTTCCATCGGTGGTGACTCCACTTCTCAATCCCATTATCTACAGCCTGAGGAACCAAGAAGTGAAGAGCGCACTGTTGAGGGCTATCCATGGAATATAA